One Mycobacteroides salmoniphilum DNA segment encodes these proteins:
- a CDS encoding nitroreductase family deazaflavin-dependent oxidoreductase, translating to MPLTGEYEPSGLDWSQKQVAKIIESGTTDGITIADMPVILLTSLGAKSGKLRKIALMRVEHDGEYAIVASLGGAPKNPVWYYNVKENPLVELQDGSTTKDYQAREVLGDEKAPWWDRAVEAYPPYAEYQTKTDRQIPVFVLTPVS from the coding sequence ATGCCATTAACCGGTGAATACGAACCCAGTGGACTCGATTGGTCGCAGAAGCAGGTGGCCAAGATTATCGAGAGCGGGACCACCGACGGCATCACCATTGCGGACATGCCGGTGATCTTGCTGACCTCACTCGGCGCCAAGTCCGGCAAGCTGCGCAAGATCGCCCTGATGCGGGTGGAGCACGACGGCGAGTACGCCATTGTCGCCTCGCTCGGCGGAGCGCCCAAAAACCCCGTCTGGTACTACAACGTGAAAGAGAACCCGCTCGTCGAGCTGCAGGACGGCAGCACCACCAAGGACTACCAAGCCCGCGAGGTCCTCGGCGACGAGAAGGCGCCATGGTGGGACCGTGCCGTGGAGGCGTACCCGCCATATGCGGAATACCAGACCAAGACCGACCGTCAGATCCCGGTTTTCGTGCTGACGCCCGTCTCTTGA
- a CDS encoding DUF6498-containing protein: MISQNSAPTSDVPGTLNRVLHLATMIAVNAIPVTGWFVGGWSAGTTLAVYWFETVAASLFVALRALLHKRWSPRHGHYRYEAPGPDQSYSRTSFVRGFLFTTLVFSAAHGFFLAVIVFLLTHNGKAALIGIDWHSVSFGCLQVLVALAVDFLVDLPSLRRWSFWQLEVMASRGFMRVAVVHLTLIFGMFAVAVTDAPSALFGVFVVLKTMYSLSVTFPQWEPATPPRWLSSAMNRIPSARPGLTFEEQWVKDRKAETARRKKNEEPWTGTRR, translated from the coding sequence GTGATCTCACAGAACTCCGCGCCGACATCGGACGTCCCCGGGACCCTCAATCGGGTTCTTCACCTGGCCACGATGATCGCGGTGAATGCGATTCCCGTCACCGGCTGGTTCGTGGGCGGATGGTCGGCCGGTACGACGCTGGCGGTCTACTGGTTCGAGACCGTGGCGGCTTCCCTGTTCGTCGCACTCCGGGCTCTTCTACACAAGCGGTGGAGTCCGCGCCACGGACACTACCGATACGAAGCGCCCGGACCGGACCAGAGCTACTCGCGAACCTCCTTCGTCAGAGGATTCCTGTTCACGACACTCGTCTTCTCGGCCGCCCATGGGTTCTTTCTCGCGGTCATCGTTTTCCTGCTCACCCACAACGGCAAGGCCGCACTGATCGGTATCGACTGGCACAGTGTGTCATTCGGGTGCCTTCAGGTACTTGTCGCACTGGCCGTCGACTTCCTGGTGGATCTTCCCTCCCTGCGCCGATGGTCCTTCTGGCAACTGGAAGTGATGGCGAGTCGCGGGTTTATGCGGGTTGCCGTCGTGCATCTGACCCTGATCTTCGGGATGTTCGCGGTCGCTGTCACCGATGCGCCCTCGGCACTGTTCGGGGTGTTCGTCGTCCTGAAGACCATGTATTCGCTCAGCGTCACCTTCCCGCAGTGGGAGCCCGCTACCCCACCGCGCTGGCTCAGTAGCGCGATGAATCGGATCCCGAGCGCACGTCCTGGATTGACCTTCGAAGAGCAATGGGTCAAGGACCGTAAGGCCGAGACCGCACGGCGGAAGAAGAACGAAGAGCCGTGGACGGGGACGCGGCGCTAA
- a CDS encoding DUF5313 domain-containing protein: MTTDRPTAGQYITYAYGRRLPDSMRDWVANDLSGPGAIRRHMIRYVIPPHFILAPFWLLPGGMLLHVAITLPIYVWAILMTHALNKIWRRYRLAQHDLDPKLADIGNREKHARKHETYAQRYGARPESNDTYSSSDPI; the protein is encoded by the coding sequence ATGACGACCGATCGGCCCACCGCTGGGCAGTACATCACCTACGCCTATGGAAGACGCCTGCCCGACTCTATGCGTGACTGGGTGGCCAACGATCTGTCCGGCCCCGGGGCCATTCGGCGGCACATGATCCGATACGTGATCCCGCCCCATTTCATCCTGGCTCCATTCTGGCTCCTGCCGGGTGGAATGCTCCTGCACGTGGCGATCACCCTGCCCATCTATGTCTGGGCGATCCTGATGACGCACGCTCTCAACAAGATTTGGCGCCGCTACCGGTTGGCCCAGCACGATCTGGATCCCAAGCTCGCCGACATCGGAAACCGCGAAAAGCATGCGCGCAAGCACGAGACATACGCCCAGCGTTACGGTGCGCGACCGGAGTCGAACGACACCTACTCCAGCAGCGACCCCATCTGA
- a CDS encoding ArsR/SmtB family transcription factor, which yields MDARQPLYRMKADFFKTLGHPVRIRVLELLSERDRAVSEMLPEVGIEAANLSQQLAVLRHAGLVTARREGLSVLYTLTSPRVAELLATARKILTGVVADQAEWLDPEPAEVAQGRRGELAAQTARPE from the coding sequence ATGGATGCACGTCAGCCGCTGTATCGGATGAAGGCGGATTTCTTCAAAACGCTGGGACATCCCGTGCGGATTCGCGTGCTGGAGCTGCTCAGCGAACGCGATCGGGCCGTGTCAGAGATGCTGCCCGAGGTGGGTATCGAGGCAGCGAATCTGTCACAGCAGTTGGCCGTGCTCCGACATGCCGGCCTGGTGACAGCTCGTCGCGAAGGACTCTCCGTGCTGTACACCTTGACATCACCGCGAGTGGCGGAGCTGCTGGCGACTGCGCGCAAGATCTTGACCGGCGTGGTCGCCGATCAGGCCGAATGGCTCGATCCCGAACCCGCTGAGGTCGCGCAGGGCCGCCGTGGAGAACTAGCCGCCCAGACAGCCCGGCCCGAGTAG
- the dnaE gene encoding DNA polymerase III subunit alpha: MSSSNSSFVHLHNHTEYSMLDGAAKIKPMLAEVERLGMSAVGMTDHGNMYGASEFYNVATATGVKPIIGIEAYIAPASRFDTKRVFWGDPGQKSDDVSGSGSYTHMTMVAENATGLRNLFKLSSLASFEGQLGKWARMDAELITEHASGIIATTGCPSGEVQTRLRLGQEAEAVEAAGKWQEIFGKDNFFLELMDHGLSIERRVREGLLELGKKLGIPPLATNDCHYVTKDHSHNHEALLCVQTGKTMSDPTRFKFDGDGYFLKPASEMRDLWDDSVPGACDNTLLIAERVQSYEDVWSFKDRMPVFPVPEGEDQDSWLRKEVDRGLERRFHGIPGGVPDEYFTRAHYELDVIKQKGFPAYFLVVGDLVTHAKEVGIRVGPGRGSAAGSLVAYSLGITNIDPIPHGLLFERFLNPERPSAPDIDIDFDDRRRGEMVRYATDKWGSDRVAQVITFGTIKTKAALKDSARIHYGQPGFAIADRITKALPPPIMAKDIPLSGITDPEHERYKEAAEVRTLIDTDPDVRTIYQTARGLEGLIRNAGVHACAVIMSSEPLTEAIPLWRRAQDGAIITGWDYPSCEAIGLLKMDFLGLRNLTVIGDALDNIKANRGVDLDLDHLPLEDPATYELLSRGDTLGVFQLDGGPMRDLLRRMQPTGFNDIVAVLALYRPGPMGMNAHNDYADRKNGRQPIKPIHPELEEPLKDILSETYGLIVYQEQIMFIAQKVASYSMGKADALRKAMGKKKLEVLEAEYKGFYEGMTNNGFSEKAVKALWDTILPFAGYAFNKSHAAGYGLVSFWTAYLKANYPGEYMAGLLTSVGDDKDKAAIYLADCRRLGITVLPPDVNESVHNFASVGEDIRYGLGGVRNVGANVVQSLIATRESKGAFTDFSDYLHKIDIAACNKKVTESLVKAGAFDSLGHSRKGLFLVQSDAVDSVLGTKKAEAMGQFDLFGSAGDDDADAANVFAIKVPDDEWEEKHKLALEREMLGLYVSGHPLNGVAHLLGRQTDTQIPTILEGDIANDTQVRVGGILASVNRRVNKNGMPWASAQLEDLTGGIEVLFFPQAYSVYGAEIADDAVVLVNAKVAIRDDRISLIANDLVVPDFSQASDDRPVAVTLPTRQCTIDKVTALKQVLARHPGTNQVHLRLISGERVTTLELDQSLRVTPSSALMGDLKALLGPGCLGG, translated from the coding sequence GTGAGCTCCTCGAATTCTTCGTTCGTGCACCTGCACAACCACACCGAGTACTCGATGCTCGATGGTGCCGCGAAGATCAAGCCGATGCTCGCGGAGGTGGAGCGTCTGGGCATGTCGGCGGTCGGCATGACCGACCACGGGAACATGTACGGCGCCAGCGAGTTCTACAACGTCGCCACCGCCACCGGGGTCAAGCCCATCATCGGCATCGAGGCGTACATCGCACCCGCCTCGCGGTTCGACACCAAGCGTGTCTTCTGGGGCGATCCGGGACAGAAGTCCGATGACGTGTCCGGTTCGGGTTCGTACACCCATATGACGATGGTCGCCGAGAATGCGACAGGCCTGCGCAACCTGTTCAAGCTGTCCTCGCTGGCCTCGTTCGAGGGGCAGCTCGGTAAGTGGGCTCGCATGGACGCCGAGCTCATCACCGAACACGCAAGCGGCATCATCGCCACCACGGGATGTCCCTCGGGTGAGGTACAAACTCGGCTTCGTCTCGGTCAGGAGGCCGAAGCGGTCGAGGCCGCCGGCAAATGGCAGGAGATCTTCGGGAAGGACAACTTCTTCCTGGAGCTGATGGACCACGGACTGTCCATCGAACGCCGGGTGCGCGAGGGCCTGCTGGAGCTGGGAAAGAAGCTCGGCATACCGCCGTTGGCCACCAACGACTGTCATTACGTCACCAAGGACCACTCACACAACCACGAAGCACTGCTGTGCGTGCAGACCGGCAAGACCATGTCGGACCCCACGCGCTTCAAGTTCGACGGTGACGGCTACTTCCTGAAGCCGGCTTCCGAGATGCGCGATCTTTGGGACGACTCGGTGCCTGGCGCGTGTGACAACACATTGCTCATCGCCGAGCGGGTGCAGTCATACGAGGACGTCTGGAGCTTCAAGGACCGTATGCCGGTGTTCCCGGTGCCGGAGGGTGAAGACCAGGATTCCTGGCTGCGCAAGGAAGTCGACCGCGGACTGGAGCGTCGCTTCCACGGTATCCCCGGCGGAGTGCCTGACGAGTACTTCACCCGCGCGCACTACGAGCTGGACGTCATCAAGCAAAAGGGTTTTCCCGCATACTTTCTCGTCGTCGGCGACCTCGTCACGCATGCCAAGGAAGTCGGTATCAGGGTTGGTCCGGGCCGTGGGTCGGCGGCCGGATCGCTGGTTGCCTACTCGCTCGGCATCACCAACATCGACCCGATCCCGCACGGGCTGCTGTTCGAGCGCTTCCTCAATCCGGAACGACCGTCGGCACCTGATATCGATATCGACTTCGACGATCGTCGCCGCGGCGAGATGGTTCGGTACGCCACCGATAAGTGGGGCAGTGACCGGGTGGCGCAGGTCATCACTTTCGGCACGATTAAGACCAAGGCGGCGCTGAAGGACTCGGCGCGTATCCACTACGGGCAGCCCGGGTTCGCGATCGCGGATCGGATCACCAAGGCGCTGCCACCGCCGATCATGGCCAAGGACATTCCGCTGTCGGGTATCACCGATCCCGAGCATGAGCGGTACAAGGAGGCCGCCGAGGTTCGTACCCTGATCGACACCGATCCGGATGTGCGGACCATCTACCAGACCGCGCGCGGTCTGGAGGGGTTGATCCGTAACGCGGGTGTGCACGCGTGTGCGGTCATCATGAGCTCGGAACCGCTCACCGAGGCCATCCCGCTGTGGCGGCGCGCGCAGGACGGCGCCATCATCACCGGCTGGGACTACCCGTCGTGTGAGGCCATCGGCCTGTTGAAGATGGATTTCCTGGGGCTGCGCAACCTCACCGTCATCGGCGATGCGTTGGACAACATCAAGGCCAACCGTGGCGTCGACCTCGACCTGGATCATCTGCCTCTGGAAGATCCGGCCACCTACGAATTACTGTCCCGCGGCGACACCCTCGGGGTATTCCAGCTCGATGGCGGGCCCATGCGGGATCTGCTGCGCCGCATGCAGCCCACCGGATTCAACGACATCGTCGCCGTGCTGGCGCTATATCGTCCCGGCCCGATGGGCATGAACGCGCACAACGACTACGCCGACCGTAAGAACGGTCGCCAACCGATCAAGCCGATTCACCCCGAGCTGGAAGAGCCACTCAAGGACATCCTCTCGGAGACCTACGGTCTGATCGTCTACCAAGAGCAGATCATGTTCATCGCCCAGAAGGTCGCCTCGTACTCGATGGGTAAGGCCGATGCGCTCCGCAAGGCCATGGGCAAGAAGAAGCTTGAGGTCCTGGAGGCCGAGTACAAGGGCTTCTACGAAGGCATGACCAACAACGGCTTCTCCGAAAAGGCCGTTAAGGCGTTGTGGGACACCATTCTTCCGTTCGCCGGCTACGCGTTCAACAAGTCGCATGCCGCCGGGTACGGATTGGTGTCGTTCTGGACCGCCTACCTCAAGGCCAATTACCCGGGCGAATACATGGCCGGGCTGCTCACCTCCGTGGGCGACGACAAGGATAAGGCGGCCATCTACCTCGCCGACTGCCGTCGTCTGGGCATCACGGTGCTACCGCCGGACGTCAACGAGTCGGTGCACAACTTCGCATCGGTGGGGGAGGACATCCGCTACGGGCTCGGCGGCGTCCGCAATGTCGGCGCCAACGTGGTGCAGTCGCTCATCGCGACCCGAGAATCGAAGGGCGCCTTTACCGACTTCTCCGACTATCTGCACAAGATTGACATCGCGGCCTGCAATAAGAAGGTCACGGAATCGCTGGTGAAGGCGGGGGCCTTTGACTCCCTGGGGCATTCCCGCAAGGGGCTGTTTCTTGTCCAGTCCGATGCCGTCGACTCGGTGCTGGGCACCAAGAAGGCCGAAGCGATGGGGCAGTTCGACCTCTTCGGCAGTGCGGGGGACGACGACGCCGACGCAGCCAATGTGTTCGCCATCAAGGTGCCCGACGACGAATGGGAAGAGAAGCACAAGCTCGCCCTCGAGCGAGAAATGCTGGGCCTGTATGTATCCGGGCATCCGCTCAACGGGGTGGCGCACCTGCTGGGTCGTCAGACCGACACCCAGATCCCTACGATCCTCGAAGGCGATATCGCCAACGACACCCAGGTGCGGGTGGGCGGGATTCTCGCCTCGGTCAACCGTCGTGTGAACAAGAACGGCATGCCCTGGGCCTCAGCGCAGCTCGAGGACCTCACGGGTGGCATCGAGGTGCTCTTCTTCCCGCAGGCCTACTCGGTATACGGCGCCGAGATAGCCGACGACGCGGTGGTTCTGGTGAATGCGAAGGTGGCGATTCGCGATGACCGAATCTCCTTGATCGCCAATGATCTTGTGGTACCCGACTTCTCGCAGGCATCCGACGACCGTCCGGTTGCCGTGACGCTGCCGACGAGGCAGTGCACCATCGACAAGGTCACCGCGCTCAAGCAAGTGTTGGCGCGGCATCCGGGCACCAACCAGGTTCATCTGCGTTTGATCAGTGGGGAGCGCGTCACGACGTTGGAGCTCGATCAGTCGCTTCGGGTGACACCGTCATCGGCCCTGATGGGGGATCTCAAGGCGCTACTCGGGCCGGGCTGTCTGGGCGGCTAG
- the rarD gene encoding EamA family transporter RarD yields MSGAVTTPEQNRLKSGYLFGAAAYVMWGLFPAFFPLLEPASALEILAHRMIWTLLLMVIVVAVSRRLRDLITMGPYNWGLLAGASVLIALNWGVYIYAVNSGHVLDAALGYFINPLVTVLLGVVIFREPLSRWQLLALVLAFTAVAVLTVNYGQLPVITLILAVSFAGYGAIKKTVTVDPRVSLTAEGIVAVPFATAYLVFLGVTGQQHFLGYTEGHTALMVLSGVVTALPLLMFGIAAQRIPLVTLGLLQYLTPTLQMLWGVLVKHEAMPPERWAGFALIWAALTIFTVDTVRRARRARPATT; encoded by the coding sequence ATGAGCGGGGCCGTCACGACACCTGAACAGAATCGCCTGAAGTCCGGGTACCTGTTCGGCGCGGCCGCCTATGTGATGTGGGGATTGTTTCCGGCATTCTTCCCTCTGCTGGAACCGGCGAGCGCGCTGGAGATCCTGGCGCACCGGATGATCTGGACACTGCTGCTGATGGTGATTGTCGTCGCCGTCTCCCGGCGGTTGCGTGACCTCATCACGATGGGGCCGTACAACTGGGGGCTCCTTGCCGGCGCCTCGGTTCTCATCGCCCTCAACTGGGGTGTCTACATCTACGCCGTCAACTCCGGGCACGTGCTCGACGCCGCACTCGGATACTTCATCAACCCGTTGGTGACGGTGCTGTTGGGCGTGGTGATTTTCCGGGAGCCGCTCAGCAGATGGCAGCTGCTGGCGTTGGTGCTGGCGTTCACCGCGGTCGCCGTGCTCACGGTCAACTATGGGCAGCTGCCGGTCATCACGCTGATACTGGCCGTCTCGTTCGCTGGATACGGAGCCATCAAGAAGACGGTGACCGTCGATCCGCGTGTGAGCCTGACTGCCGAAGGCATCGTCGCGGTGCCGTTCGCCACCGCATACCTGGTGTTCCTCGGTGTTACCGGTCAGCAGCACTTCCTCGGTTACACCGAGGGCCACACCGCGCTCATGGTGCTCAGCGGCGTGGTGACGGCGCTGCCACTGCTGATGTTCGGTATTGCGGCACAACGTATTCCCTTGGTGACGCTCGGGCTCCTGCAGTACCTGACACCAACGCTGCAAATGCTGTGGGGTGTGCTGGTCAAACATGAGGCGATGCCGCCGGAACGCTGGGCGGGCTTCGCGCTGATTTGGGCGGCGCTGACGATCTTTACGGTGGACACCGTGCGCAGAGCGCGCCGGGCGCGGCCCGCCACGACCTGA
- a CDS encoding RluA family pseudouridine synthase, with the protein MTSRSLPVPDGLSGMRVDAGLARLLGLSRTAAATLAEEGAVLLDGVVVTKSEKLTAGTWLEVTLPEPKAPPENRVEAIEGMKILYADDDLVAVDKPAGVAAHASVGWSGPTVLGGLAAAGFRMTTSGVPERKGIVHRLDVGTSGVMVVALSEKAYTELKRAFKYRRVEKRYHALVQGHPDPSSGTIDAPIGRHRGHDWKFAVVEDGRHSITHYDTLEAFVAASLLDVHLETGRTHQIRVHFSAIKHPCCGDLTYGADPTLAAKLGLERQWLHAKSLAFTHPGDGRWMEITSEYPEDLAHALDILR; encoded by the coding sequence ATGACCTCGCGTTCCCTGCCGGTGCCCGACGGCCTCTCCGGTATGCGCGTGGACGCCGGGCTGGCACGCCTGCTCGGTCTGTCCCGCACGGCCGCCGCCACTCTCGCCGAAGAGGGCGCCGTGCTTCTGGATGGGGTTGTGGTCACCAAATCCGAGAAACTCACCGCGGGTACCTGGCTGGAAGTCACCCTTCCCGAGCCCAAGGCGCCACCGGAGAATCGGGTCGAGGCCATCGAGGGCATGAAGATCCTGTACGCCGATGACGACTTGGTCGCCGTCGACAAACCGGCGGGTGTCGCGGCCCACGCCTCCGTCGGCTGGAGCGGTCCCACCGTGCTGGGCGGGCTCGCCGCCGCCGGGTTCCGGATGACTACGTCCGGCGTGCCGGAACGCAAGGGAATCGTGCACCGCCTGGATGTCGGAACGTCCGGGGTCATGGTCGTGGCGCTGTCGGAAAAGGCTTACACCGAGCTCAAACGCGCCTTCAAGTACCGGCGCGTGGAGAAGCGTTATCACGCTCTCGTACAAGGACACCCGGACCCGTCCAGCGGCACCATCGATGCGCCCATCGGGCGGCATCGGGGCCACGACTGGAAATTCGCTGTCGTCGAAGACGGACGTCACTCCATCACCCACTACGACACCCTTGAGGCGTTCGTGGCGGCCAGCCTGCTGGACGTACATCTGGAAACCGGTCGCACCCACCAGATCCGGGTGCATTTCTCGGCCATCAAACACCCGTGCTGTGGCGATCTGACCTACGGCGCGGATCCGACGCTGGCCGCCAAGCTTGGGCTGGAACGTCAATGGCTGCATGCCAAATCGCTGGCCTTCACCCACCCGGGAGACGGGCGCTGGATGGAAATCACCAGCGAGTACCCGGAGGATCTGGCGCACGCACTCGACATCTTGCGATGA
- the lspA gene encoding signal peptidase II, which produces MMGDVSDEPETAPKPKRRIKLLLIVAAVVLAVDVITKVIAVRLLQPGKPVPIIGDTVTWTLVRNSGAAFSFATGYTWVLTLIAMSVVVGILLIGRRLVSTWWAIGLGMILGGALGNLIDRFFRGPGPLRGHVVDFLSVGWWPVFNVADPAVVGGAILLVALSLFGYDYDSDERSTRGVSGTDERSTRGASSEAGKRPAEDQGDHADIENADAQASQTKPL; this is translated from the coding sequence ATGATGGGTGACGTGAGTGACGAGCCCGAGACCGCCCCGAAGCCCAAACGGCGGATAAAACTGCTGCTCATCGTGGCGGCGGTGGTGCTCGCGGTGGACGTCATCACCAAGGTCATTGCCGTCAGACTGCTGCAGCCGGGTAAGCCCGTACCGATCATCGGCGACACCGTCACCTGGACGCTGGTGCGCAACTCCGGCGCCGCGTTCTCCTTTGCCACCGGCTACACCTGGGTGCTGACCCTCATCGCGATGTCGGTCGTGGTGGGAATCCTGCTCATCGGTCGCCGGTTGGTCTCCACGTGGTGGGCAATCGGTCTGGGCATGATTCTCGGCGGCGCGCTGGGCAACCTCATCGACAGGTTCTTCCGGGGCCCCGGACCGCTACGCGGCCATGTGGTCGACTTCCTGTCGGTGGGGTGGTGGCCGGTTTTCAACGTCGCCGACCCGGCGGTGGTGGGCGGAGCGATTCTGCTGGTGGCGCTCTCGTTGTTCGGATACGACTACGACAGCGACGAGCGCTCGACGCGAGGAGTATCGGGTACCGACGAGCGCTCGACGCGAGGAGCATCGAGCGAGGCGGGCAAGCGCCCGGCCGAGGACCAGGGCGATCACGCGGACATCGAGAACGCCGACGCGCAGGCTTCCCAGACCAAGCCGTTATGA
- a CDS encoding asparaginase: protein MSTGGTIATAVGSDGIARHRSSGNDLLAASGYGDVAVHDVMAIDSAEMTPQRWQQIAAALRGHIASGATGVVIAHGTDTLEETALWLALTCAVPVPVVLTGAQRSGDHPESDGPGNLRDALTVAASGEALGVVVCFAGQVYPALGIRKVDLATPAGFAGVAPIGDVRDGVFVRSGDAPSPFLGTVTRAALPRVDIVSLYPGADAVALESYVRAGAQGLVLESMGAGNANDVVIESVSRQIEDGTQVLVTTRVPGGELAPGYAPGQKLIDAGGVMVPRLRSGQARVLLMAVLATGSDLVSVINRLG from the coding sequence TTGAGCACCGGCGGAACCATCGCGACCGCGGTGGGCAGCGATGGCATCGCTCGACACCGCAGTTCAGGAAATGACCTGCTCGCGGCGTCCGGATACGGCGATGTCGCCGTCCACGACGTGATGGCGATTGACAGCGCGGAAATGACCCCGCAGCGCTGGCAACAGATCGCCGCCGCACTCCGCGGACATATCGCCAGCGGGGCCACCGGGGTCGTCATCGCGCATGGAACGGACACCTTGGAGGAGACTGCGCTCTGGCTCGCGCTGACGTGTGCGGTGCCGGTACCCGTCGTACTCACCGGGGCGCAACGCAGTGGCGACCACCCGGAATCCGACGGACCGGGCAATCTGCGTGACGCGTTGACGGTGGCGGCAAGCGGTGAGGCCCTGGGCGTGGTGGTGTGCTTCGCCGGCCAGGTGTATCCGGCGCTGGGCATCCGCAAGGTCGATCTGGCCACGCCCGCCGGATTCGCTGGTGTCGCCCCCATCGGCGATGTACGCGATGGCGTGTTCGTACGCAGCGGCGACGCACCCTCACCGTTCCTGGGCACCGTGACCCGAGCCGCGTTACCCCGCGTCGACATCGTGAGCCTCTACCCGGGTGCCGACGCCGTGGCGCTCGAGTCCTACGTGCGGGCCGGTGCGCAGGGACTGGTGCTGGAATCGATGGGCGCGGGCAATGCCAATGACGTTGTCATCGAATCTGTTTCGCGTCAGATTGAGGACGGTACCCAGGTTCTGGTCACCACCCGGGTACCGGGTGGTGAGCTGGCGCCCGGTTACGCGCCGGGACAGAAATTGATCGATGCCGGCGGAGTGATGGTGCCCCGGCTTCGTTCCGGGCAAGCGCGCGTGCTGTTAATGGCAGTGCTGGCCACCGGATCAGATCTCGTCTCCGTCATCAATCGACTCGGCTGA
- a CDS encoding DNA polymerase IV: MCAAGRWVLHLDMDAFFASVEQLTRPTLRDRPVLVGGTGGRGVVAGASYEARVFGARSAMPMHQARRLVGINVVVLPPRGAVYGVASRRVFATVRSMIPVLEQLSFDEAFGEPVELAGATTETVAEYIGELRSRVLTETGLTASVGAGSGKQLAKIASGLAKPDGVRIIAPEEQGSLLADLPVRKLWGIGPVAEERLNRLGINTIGQLAALQTSEVASVLGGTIGPALHRLARGIDERPVAERAETKQISAESTFADDLTTLDQLREAIEPIGAHAHRRLIAHGRGVRTVTVKLRRSDMSILTRSATLPYATTERAVLMSAARRLLLDPVEIGPIRLVGVGFSGFSDVQQASLFPDLDQTESVAETDEAPSSSAPAPSAASWGIGDDVIHSEYGHGWIQGTGHGVMTVRFETRSSGPGIARTFGVDDPGVTRADPVASLDWPGESAESIDDGDEI; encoded by the coding sequence GTGTGTGCTGCCGGTCGATGGGTTCTGCACCTCGACATGGACGCCTTCTTCGCCTCGGTCGAGCAGCTGACCCGGCCAACCCTGCGCGATCGTCCGGTCCTCGTCGGCGGTACCGGAGGCCGGGGAGTGGTGGCCGGTGCGAGCTATGAGGCCCGCGTTTTCGGCGCCCGCTCGGCGATGCCGATGCATCAGGCGCGACGCCTGGTCGGCATCAATGTCGTGGTCCTGCCACCTCGTGGCGCGGTGTACGGCGTTGCCAGCCGACGGGTGTTCGCGACGGTGCGGTCGATGATCCCGGTTCTCGAGCAGCTGTCCTTCGACGAGGCCTTCGGCGAGCCCGTTGAACTGGCCGGGGCCACCACCGAAACCGTGGCCGAGTACATCGGCGAACTTCGTTCACGGGTGCTCACCGAAACAGGGCTCACCGCGTCGGTCGGGGCGGGGTCCGGGAAGCAGCTTGCCAAGATCGCCTCGGGATTGGCCAAACCCGACGGGGTGCGGATCATCGCGCCCGAGGAGCAGGGCTCGCTGCTCGCCGATCTCCCGGTGCGCAAATTGTGGGGGATCGGGCCCGTGGCGGAAGAGCGCCTTAATCGATTGGGAATCAATACCATTGGTCAGCTGGCGGCACTGCAGACCAGTGAGGTGGCCTCGGTGCTGGGCGGCACGATCGGCCCCGCCCTGCACCGCCTCGCACGCGGCATCGATGAGCGCCCCGTGGCAGAACGTGCAGAAACCAAACAGATCAGCGCGGAATCCACCTTCGCCGATGACCTGACAACTCTCGATCAATTACGGGAGGCCATCGAACCCATCGGAGCGCACGCTCATCGGCGGCTCATCGCGCACGGTCGCGGCGTGCGCACCGTCACCGTCAAGCTACGGCGCTCGGACATGAGCATCCTGACCAGGTCGGCCACATTGCCCTATGCCACCACCGAACGTGCCGTGCTGATGTCGGCGGCGCGTCGGCTGCTCCTGGACCCCGTCGAGATCGGTCCCATTCGCCTTGTCGGCGTGGGATTCTCGGGCTTCTCCGACGTCCAGCAGGCCTCGCTCTTTCCGGATCTGGACCAGACCGAATCGGTTGCCGAAACCGACGAGGCTCCGTCGAGCTCCGCGCCCGCCCCGAGCGCCGCGAGCTGGGGAATTGGTGATGACGTCATCCATTCCGAGTATGGCCACGGCTGGATTCAGGGCACCGGACATGGCGTCATGACCGTGAGATTCGAGACACGAAGCAGCGGACCGGGCATCGCGCGCACGTTTGGCGTCGACGATCCGGGTGTCACCCGCGCTGACCCGGTGGCGAGCCTGGACTGGCCGGGCGAGTCAGCCGAGTCGATTGATGACGGAGACGAGATCTGA